Genomic window (uncultured Hyphomonas sp.):
CGGCAAGAACCCGGGAAAGCCGAAAGAGGAAGACACCGGCGCGCCCCTGAACGGCGGCCCGCGCCCTGCCATGTGACTCAGTATCCGCAGAGGGTTTTCATCTGGCCGATCAGGTTTGCGTAATCGATCGGCTTGGTCAGGACGGTGTGGTTCGCAAACCGCTCATCCTGATGGTAGGTGTCATTGCCCGACAGGAAGATGAAGGGCGTTCCCTCCGTCTGAAGACGTTCCGCAATCGGCGTGGATGTATCGCCCCGCAGGTTCATGTCCAGAATGGCCGCCCCGACCGGCTGCGCATCCAAAATGGCCAGAGCCTCCTCGACGCTGCCGACCGGGTTGAGGACCGCATAACCAGCCTCCTGCAACCTCATCTGCACGTCTATCGCGATGAGGAATTCATCCTCAACCAATAGAATGGGACGCTTCTCGGAACTCATCTTGCACCTTTCTTGCGGAACCTGAATTGGGCCCAGAAGCCTTCCGGGCGGTATTCTATCTGGACCTTTCCGTCCAGCGTATGAGCCAGGCTTTGCTCAATCAGCACACTCCCGAATCCACGGCGCGTTGGCGGCGTCACCGGCGGCCCCCCTGTTTCGACCCAGGTGAAGATCGCCTGGTTCTGCTCCGGGTCGCCCCCCCGCTTCCAGGTCACCTCAAGATGCCCCCGCTCTGTCGACAGAGCCCCGTACTTGGAAGCATTGGTCGCCAGCTCATGCAGGATGAGCCCGAACGTATGAGCCGCTTCCGGGCCGAGGACGAGCGGCGGGCCGGACATCGACACCTGCCGGTCCAGCCCCCCGGGCGCGTAAGGCAGCACCTGGTCGCGCACCAATTGGGAAATGTCGGCATTGCTGCGGGTCGTATCGATCAGCAGGTCATGGCATTTTGAAATCGCCATGAGGCGGCCGACAAAGGTTTCCCGGAAGGACTCAAGATCTGATGCCTCCCGCAATGTGTGCGATGCGATGGTCTGAACCGTTGCAAGCGAGTTCTTCACCCGGTGGCTGAGTTCGTTGACCAGCATTTCACGATGCTGCTCTGCCTTCTTGCGGTCGGATATATCAAAGCCGGATGCCACAACATTGATCACCGCCCCACTCTCGTCCACAACGGGCGCCAGCAGGTTTGCAACAGCAATCCGTTCGTCCCCGGACGTTCGGACCGTTGTATCATGACGGACCCGCTCTCCCTGTGCGGCCCGCAGAACACAACGACGCAGCTCTTCGCGGGCATCGGAATCATGGGACCACCAATAGGTCTCCCAGAAATGTTTCCCCACAACGTCGGACGCCTTGAGCTTTGCCAACGCCAGCGCGGACTCATTCACCTCCACAACGACGCCATCCGGTGTCATCAGGGTCACGAAGGAGATCAGGTTGTTCAGAATGGCCCGGGCACGCTCTTCCTGCTCCCGCAGTTTCTTCTCGGCCCGCTTCTCCTTGGAAATGTCCGAATAATACATTGCGAAGCCATCATCGACCTGCGCAGCCGTAACGCTGTTCCAGATCCCGCGGCCAGACCCTGTCGGATAGAAGATCTCCCCCTGCCAGGGCTCACCGTTTTGCGCAACATCGACGAACCGGTCAAACACCCCCAAATCCGGCAGGAGCGGCGCCTCCCTCAGCAGGGTCGTTTCACGCAGACGATCCGCGTCCAG
Coding sequences:
- a CDS encoding response regulator, whose amino-acid sequence is MSSEKRPILLVEDEFLIAIDVQMRLQEAGYAVLNPVGSVEEALAILDAQPVGAAILDMNLRGDTSTPIAERLQTEGTPFIFLSGNDTYHQDERFANHTVLTKPIDYANLIGQMKTLCGY